Proteins encoded together in one Halalkaliarchaeum sp. AArc-CO window:
- a CDS encoding cobalamin-independent methionine synthase II family protein codes for MSHSTERISTTHVGSLPRPEDLLPYFERIQAGEEIDEEAFEAAVREATEEAVRRQEEVGIDVATHGEQGRLSFVTYVVNRLTGFEGEVPAIQWADLEEYPEYARQVPTFREWSEPGATIPAASGPIEYDGEAETKAELDRFEAAIEETGAEFEETFVTAAAPGTVAAYVGNTHYDSHEEYLFAVADAIATEYELIADSGATLQIDAPDLLGGRHLKFKDRSESEFVEVVATHVEALNEALANVPAEQVRIHTCWGNYEGPHHHDISLETVLPEIYEADVGGLLIEQANPCHQHDYTVFEEHGVPDRWQLIPGVIDVTVNYIEPPAVIADRIERFVDAVGDPDRILAGADCGLGTFAGFGAVHPEIAWKKLDALADGAKLASERVY; via the coding sequence ATGTCACACAGTACCGAACGCATCTCGACGACGCACGTCGGGAGCCTCCCCCGCCCGGAGGATCTGCTCCCGTACTTCGAGCGCATACAGGCCGGCGAGGAGATCGACGAGGAAGCCTTCGAAGCGGCGGTCAGGGAGGCGACGGAGGAGGCGGTCCGCCGACAGGAGGAGGTCGGGATCGACGTCGCAACCCATGGGGAACAGGGGCGACTTTCGTTCGTCACGTACGTCGTAAACCGGCTCACCGGTTTCGAGGGCGAAGTACCGGCGATACAGTGGGCCGATCTCGAGGAGTATCCGGAGTACGCTCGGCAGGTTCCGACGTTCCGGGAGTGGTCGGAGCCGGGGGCGACGATTCCGGCCGCCTCCGGGCCGATCGAGTACGACGGCGAGGCCGAGACCAAGGCGGAGCTCGACCGGTTCGAGGCCGCCATCGAGGAGACCGGCGCCGAGTTCGAAGAGACGTTCGTGACGGCGGCCGCACCGGGAACCGTCGCTGCCTACGTCGGAAACACCCACTACGACAGCCACGAGGAGTACCTCTTTGCGGTCGCGGACGCGATCGCCACCGAGTACGAACTGATCGCCGACTCGGGGGCGACGCTCCAGATCGACGCCCCGGACCTGCTCGGAGGGCGGCATCTCAAGTTCAAGGACCGCTCCGAGTCGGAATTCGTCGAGGTCGTGGCAACCCACGTCGAAGCCCTCAATGAAGCGCTCGCGAACGTGCCGGCAGAGCAGGTTCGGATCCACACCTGCTGGGGGAACTACGAGGGGCCACACCACCACGATATCTCGCTGGAGACGGTCCTGCCCGAAATCTACGAGGCAGACGTCGGGGGGCTTTTGATCGAGCAGGCGAACCCGTGCCACCAGCACGACTACACAGTTTTCGAGGAGCATGGCGTCCCCGACCGCTGGCAACTGATCCCGGGGGTGATCGACGTCACGGTCAATTACATCGAACCCCCGGCGGTGATCGCCGACCGCATCGAGCGGTTCGTCGACGCCGTCGGCGATCCCGATCGGATCCTCGCGGGCGCAGACTGCGGGCTCGGCACGTTTGCCGGCTTCGGGGCGGTCCATCCCGAAATCGCCTGGAAGAAGCTGGACGCCCTCGCCGACGGGGCGAAACTGGCGAGCGAACGGGTGTACTGA
- a CDS encoding PKD domain-containing protein has translation MDGRKVFAVLLVVAAVGSTAVVVADETEPMADAGLDRSVDLGETVYLDASGSRAVSGDIDGFQWYVTPPGGERERLEGGDSVRHTYVPDSAGEWRFTVEVIGTNDEVSEDYVEVLVEIADSSEDEPGQSDNGPDETNDTDDTSEAPSSNPDDGSGSDPTPAPASDEPENPDEPEETTGSDGTDQDPIDLRISGPSVVVQGTEHTYEVESSGEITEYDWEYTSGQDIYLGSGTTQDISFSDQKADSGKITVLGTTNFGDEVSVEKGVTVVEPDAETPEVTDEPEHEVTGLETSTQYAGNDPTIEVQDYLDRQVEKALLTAVPQESIQFSADVDSSNGQDLTYMWNFGDGSKTKTSRPSATHFYEIHEPVSREYNVEVKVVDQFGRIDRYEETVVIQGPTVSHGEDYVQIQEIEDSTLTATFEIETATTPADHEDLYEINFGDGSSLNLYADDCQGSRLCGGNTYTITHQYSSPGTYSVWLSGKEFQDTSDQTQVTVTFDSYTEYHYTERTTAVAEYVSEDDPGEGWEKAGIESIDEEVVDREETRIRDEQNPDALLSDDWRRIGTETETEQRRETRVAANWPGSDWSMAERTVDSETRIVGYDHVEVPHRSLAPNDGTYVGTTTNYHTTTERERSTSRPSGSGWSRVRSTGQVRDGTGSTWRSSRRAPAAGWRVVDSRTVTDYYTETERYCKERTNSWFGNGRCIDWGERTVWKSDTSREYKFEYPTYSTEYLWERTTSTPEVYYEYRVPEYDRQDLHRWERTYTDEIEYGVYEKLDYETTTTYEWEKEVEREIDQVSLTPPNTDEIDVIGEVSERVVACGSGEGELEDEGCS, from the coding sequence ATGGACGGCAGGAAGGTATTCGCGGTGTTGTTGGTCGTCGCAGCCGTGGGTTCGACGGCCGTAGTAGTAGCGGACGAAACCGAGCCGATGGCCGACGCGGGCCTGGACAGGTCCGTCGATCTCGGGGAGACCGTGTATCTCGACGCGAGTGGGTCGCGGGCGGTGAGCGGGGATATCGACGGGTTCCAGTGGTACGTCACTCCGCCTGGCGGGGAGCGAGAACGTCTTGAGGGTGGCGATTCAGTGAGACACACCTATGTGCCAGATTCCGCCGGCGAATGGCGCTTTACGGTCGAAGTGATTGGTACGAACGACGAGGTGAGCGAAGATTACGTGGAAGTTTTGGTGGAGATTGCGGACTCGTCTGAGGATGAGCCGGGACAGTCCGACAACGGACCGGATGAAACAAATGACACAGATGACACCTCAGAGGCTCCCTCGTCCAATCCAGACGATGGTTCTGGAAGCGATCCAACACCAGCCCCTGCTTCAGATGAGCCTGAAAATCCGGATGAACCTGAAGAAACAACCGGATCTGATGGAACAGATCAAGATCCTATTGACTTGAGAATTTCCGGACCTTCAGTAGTCGTACAGGGAACAGAGCATACTTACGAAGTGGAAAGTAGTGGTGAGATAACCGAGTACGATTGGGAATATACGTCGGGCCAAGATATTTATCTCGGATCTGGAACAACACAAGACATCTCATTTAGTGACCAGAAGGCAGATTCTGGGAAGATTACAGTCCTTGGCACAACCAACTTCGGTGATGAAGTCTCAGTTGAGAAGGGAGTTACAGTTGTAGAACCCGACGCAGAAACTCCAGAAGTTACAGATGAGCCGGAACACGAGGTTACTGGTTTAGAAACTAGTACTCAATATGCTGGTAATGATCCAACAATAGAAGTACAGGATTATTTGGATAGACAAGTAGAAAAGGCGTTATTAACCGCAGTCCCACAAGAATCGATCCAATTTTCGGCAGATGTGGATTCATCAAATGGACAAGATTTAACATACATGTGGAATTTTGGAGATGGGTCCAAGACTAAAACCTCGCGACCTTCAGCAACTCATTTTTATGAGATACATGAACCAGTTAGTAGAGAATACAATGTTGAAGTAAAAGTTGTTGATCAGTTTGGGAGAATAGACAGATATGAGGAAACCGTAGTGATTCAAGGGCCAACAGTTAGCCATGGTGAAGATTATGTCCAAATACAGGAGATTGAAGATTCAACGCTGACTGCTACTTTTGAGATTGAGACAGCAACGACGCCGGCAGATCATGAAGATCTCTATGAAATCAATTTCGGCGATGGCAGTTCTTTAAATCTATATGCAGACGATTGCCAGGGATCACGGTTGTGTGGTGGGAATACATATACAATAACACATCAATATAGTTCTCCTGGGACTTATTCAGTGTGGCTTTCTGGAAAAGAATTTCAGGACACAAGTGACCAAACGCAAGTAACCGTCACCTTCGACTCCTACACCGAGTACCACTACACCGAGAGAACGACTGCAGTCGCCGAATACGTTTCGGAAGACGATCCCGGCGAGGGCTGGGAAAAGGCCGGCATCGAGTCGATCGACGAAGAGGTAGTCGACCGAGAGGAAACGCGCATCCGCGACGAGCAGAACCCCGACGCCCTGCTATCGGACGACTGGCGACGGATCGGAACCGAGACCGAAACCGAACAGCGTCGGGAAACCCGGGTGGCCGCAAACTGGCCGGGAAGCGACTGGTCGATGGCCGAACGGACAGTCGACAGCGAAACTCGGATCGTGGGCTACGACCACGTCGAGGTTCCCCACCGGAGTCTCGCTCCCAACGACGGCACCTACGTCGGGACGACGACGAACTACCACACGACCACCGAGCGGGAACGGAGCACCTCTCGACCCTCTGGCTCGGGATGGTCGCGGGTTCGATCCACCGGACAGGTTCGCGACGGGACCGGGTCGACCTGGCGGTCGTCACGACGAGCCCCGGCGGCCGGCTGGCGGGTCGTCGACTCCAGGACGGTGACCGACTACTACACCGAAACCGAACGGTACTGCAAGGAGCGAACGAACAGCTGGTTCGGGAATGGCAGATGCATCGACTGGGGCGAACGAACGGTGTGGAAAAGCGATACCAGCCGGGAGTACAAGTTCGAATACCCTACCTATAGCACCGAATACCTCTGGGAACGAACGACGAGTACCCCGGAGGTGTACTACGAGTACCGCGTCCCCGAGTACGATCGACAGGATCTCCACCGATGGGAACGTACCTACACCGACGAAATCGAGTACGGCGTGTACGAGAAACTCGACTACGAAACCACGACCACCTACGAGTGGGAAAAGGAGGTCGAACGGGAGATCGACCAGGTGAGTCTCACCCCACCGAACACCGACGAGATTGATGTGATCGGCGAGGTGTCCGAACGCGTCGTCGCCTGCGGAAGCGGCGAGGGAGAACTCGAAGACGAGGGGTGTTCCTGA
- a CDS encoding ATP-dependent helicase, which produces MCGRELLAEASAAAEFSFDPHEVEIRDGGVLERLSPVVREWWIDQFGEYVPRNGGFFTPPQREAIPLIEDGTNVLVAAPTGSGKTLASFTAIIDELYRRDRTNGLENAVYCLYVSPLKSLANDVHRNLTVPLSGITERLEERGIDAEIRHAIRHGDTDDRERQRMLEETPHILNTTPETLAILLNAPKFRERLRHVEYVIVDEIHSLADNKRGTHLSVSLERLEDLADVSLTRIGCSATVEPLSAMAEFLVGCEFDSASGGGSMVPRDYEIVDTRFVRDFDLQLECPTHDLIGESRDVVTDRFYDRLDELVDSHTNTLVFTNTRSGAERVLHNLRERFDAYDENNSGCHHGSISKDRRQSIERKLKEGELDVVTTSTSLELGIDMPHLDLVVQVGSPKSVAALLQRVGRAGHRLGETVEGRVIALERDELVECAVMLRKAEEGFVDRVFVPENPLDVAAQHVYGMAIAGVRPEADLKETLRRAYPYRELDDADWERLLRYLTADYDGLEDRNVYAKVWRDTNDPPDGEHHYPEYDVGESLIGKRGRLARVIYMTNIGTIPDSFTCGVFTRGDQEWVGDLDESYLDTLDPGDVFVLGGRRFEYRYRRGSKVYVDPTSNRPTVPSWYSERLPLSYDLGREILAFQAEACDRLESGGHPGLRTWLREFPLDENSVRALARTYDQQRRYAGIESVATPERMVVEEVRDRDRYRRHYHVHSIYGRRFNDGLSRLVAHRCSRRATTNVQVAVADNGFTVSMPLNRRVDVADVLCDLDPGDAPGDLREALSATDLLERYFRINATRSLMVLKNYKGHEKSAARQQVSAEMLLSFARDLEDFAVLEETYREIMEDKLDLAGIREVLKSIQSGDIEVETCRLDAPSPRAFGLATLSASDVVLAEDESAVLREFHERVRAEIGESNGERSFDPAGDGDA; this is translated from the coding sequence ATGTGCGGTAGGGAACTGCTCGCGGAGGCGTCCGCCGCCGCCGAGTTTTCGTTCGACCCCCATGAGGTCGAGATCCGAGATGGCGGCGTTCTCGAGCGTCTGTCCCCAGTGGTCAGAGAGTGGTGGATCGACCAGTTCGGGGAGTACGTTCCACGAAACGGGGGGTTTTTCACCCCGCCCCAGCGCGAGGCGATTCCGCTGATCGAAGACGGGACGAACGTGCTGGTGGCCGCCCCGACCGGGAGCGGAAAAACTCTCGCCTCCTTTACCGCGATCATCGACGAACTGTACCGGCGAGACCGAACGAACGGGCTCGAAAACGCCGTTTACTGTCTGTACGTTTCTCCGCTGAAATCGCTCGCGAACGACGTCCACCGCAATCTTACCGTCCCGCTTTCGGGGATCACCGAGCGACTCGAGGAACGGGGAATCGACGCGGAGATCAGACACGCAATCAGACACGGCGACACCGACGACCGGGAACGCCAGCGGATGCTCGAGGAGACGCCCCACATCCTCAACACCACCCCGGAGACGCTCGCGATCCTGCTCAACGCGCCGAAGTTCAGGGAGAGGCTCCGACACGTCGAGTACGTGATCGTCGACGAAATCCACAGTCTCGCAGACAACAAACGCGGCACTCATCTGTCGGTGTCGCTCGAACGACTCGAGGACCTCGCGGACGTCTCCCTCACCCGGATCGGCTGTTCGGCGACCGTCGAACCGCTCTCGGCGATGGCGGAGTTCCTGGTGGGATGCGAGTTCGACTCGGCGTCCGGGGGTGGTTCGATGGTTCCTCGAGACTACGAGATCGTCGACACGCGATTCGTGCGCGACTTCGACCTCCAGCTGGAGTGCCCCACGCACGACCTCATCGGCGAGTCGAGGGACGTCGTCACGGACCGCTTTTACGACCGACTCGACGAACTGGTCGACTCGCACACGAATACGCTGGTGTTTACCAACACGCGGTCGGGCGCAGAACGGGTCCTCCACAACCTGCGAGAACGGTTCGACGCCTACGACGAGAACAACTCCGGCTGCCATCACGGTTCCATCTCGAAGGATCGCAGACAGTCGATCGAACGCAAACTCAAGGAGGGGGAACTCGACGTCGTCACGACCTCGACGAGCCTCGAACTCGGCATCGACATGCCGCATCTCGATCTCGTCGTTCAGGTGGGCTCCCCCAAATCCGTCGCGGCGCTGCTCCAGCGAGTCGGCCGTGCCGGCCACCGTCTCGGTGAAACCGTCGAGGGACGGGTGATCGCGCTCGAGCGAGACGAACTCGTCGAGTGTGCGGTGATGCTCCGGAAGGCAGAGGAAGGGTTCGTCGACCGGGTGTTCGTCCCGGAGAACCCCCTCGATGTCGCCGCCCAGCACGTGTACGGGATGGCGATCGCCGGGGTCCGTCCCGAAGCGGATCTGAAGGAAACGCTCCGGCGGGCCTACCCGTATCGGGAGCTTGACGACGCCGACTGGGAGCGACTGCTCCGGTATCTCACCGCCGACTACGACGGGCTCGAAGACCGGAACGTCTACGCGAAAGTCTGGCGAGATACCAACGATCCCCCCGACGGGGAGCACCATTACCCCGAATACGACGTCGGAGAGTCGCTGATCGGCAAGCGTGGTCGGCTCGCCCGGGTGATCTACATGACGAACATCGGGACGATTCCGGATTCGTTCACCTGTGGGGTGTTCACCAGGGGGGACCAAGAATGGGTCGGCGACCTCGACGAGTCGTATCTGGACACCCTCGATCCCGGCGACGTGTTCGTGCTCGGCGGGAGGCGGTTCGAATACCGGTATCGACGAGGGTCGAAAGTGTACGTCGATCCGACGTCCAACCGTCCCACTGTCCCCTCCTGGTACTCGGAACGGCTCCCGCTGTCGTACGATCTCGGCCGGGAGATTCTCGCCTTCCAGGCGGAAGCCTGCGACCGGCTCGAATCGGGCGGGCATCCCGGACTCCGAACCTGGCTCCGGGAGTTTCCTCTCGACGAAAACAGCGTCCGGGCCCTCGCCCGGACCTACGACCAACAGCGCCGGTATGCCGGGATCGAAAGCGTCGCCACGCCGGAACGGATGGTCGTCGAGGAGGTCCGCGACCGCGACCGGTATCGCCGGCACTACCACGTCCACTCGATCTACGGCCGACGGTTCAACGACGGGCTCTCCAGGCTCGTGGCCCATCGCTGTTCCCGGCGCGCGACGACGAACGTCCAGGTGGCCGTCGCCGACAACGGCTTCACCGTCTCGATGCCGCTGAACCGCCGGGTCGACGTCGCGGACGTGCTCTGCGATCTCGATCCCGGCGACGCTCCGGGGGACCTCAGGGAGGCGCTTTCGGCAACCGATCTCCTGGAGCGGTACTTCCGGATCAACGCCACCCGGTCGCTGATGGTGCTCAAAAACTACAAGGGCCACGAGAAATCCGCCGCCAGACAGCAAGTCTCCGCGGAGATGCTCCTGTCTTTCGCGCGGGATCTCGAGGACTTCGCCGTCCTGGAGGAGACGTACCGGGAGATCATGGAGGACAAACTCGATCTGGCCGGGATCCGTGAGGTTCTGAAATCGATCCAGTCGGGAGATATCGAAGTCGAAACCTGCCGGCTCGACGCCCCGTCACCTCGAGCGTTCGGGCTGGCGACGCTCTCTGCCAGCGACGTCGTGCTCGCGGAAGACGAGTCGGCGGTTCTCCGGGAGTTTCACGAGCGTGTTCGAGCTGAGATCGGAGAATCGAACGGCGAGAGATCCTTCGATCCAGCCGGCGACGGCGACGCGTGA
- a CDS encoding solute carrier family 23 protein, which translates to MSRDEATFVEYGIDDKPPLSTSLGLGVQHYLTMVGANIAVPLLLAGALGMPQELWGRFIGTFFVVSGIATLAQTTFGNRYPIVQGAPFSLLAPALAVIGVAQATGHDWNGALLQLQGAIVAAAMVEVAVGYFGLVGKVREYLSPVVIAPTIALIGLALFDAPQVSTATQDWWLLGLTLVLIVGFSQYLDAAHRAFRLYPVVLGIVGAYLVALALSVTGHYAPGMPGYVEHGIDVWMEGGLVMAIYPLQWGTAIGFETAFIIGMLAGIAASIIESLGDYYAVARLSGSAAPSAKRINHGIGMEGLMNVFSGLMGTGGSTSYSENIGAIGLTGVASRYVVQVGAAVMLVVGFLGPFGNLIRTIPDPIVGGLYVAMFGQIVAVGLANLKHVDLESQRNLFVVGLAMFTGLAVPAYMDNVGDVEALQQGMAEVTLLGPVLGTEAISTTIFVIGSTGMAVGGLVALLLDNTIEGTREERGLEEWEKTAETDSQFVSAYDRFVRSND; encoded by the coding sequence ATGAGTCGCGACGAGGCGACGTTCGTAGAGTACGGTATCGACGATAAACCACCCCTTTCCACTTCTCTCGGTCTCGGAGTCCAGCATTACCTCACGATGGTGGGGGCTAACATCGCAGTCCCGCTGTTGCTCGCGGGGGCACTGGGGATGCCCCAGGAACTGTGGGGGCGATTCATCGGTACCTTCTTCGTGGTCTCGGGGATCGCGACGCTCGCCCAGACCACGTTCGGGAACAGGTACCCGATCGTTCAGGGTGCGCCGTTTTCCCTCCTTGCACCGGCGCTTGCGGTGATCGGGGTCGCACAGGCCACCGGTCACGACTGGAACGGAGCGTTGCTCCAACTCCAGGGGGCGATCGTCGCCGCCGCGATGGTCGAGGTAGCGGTCGGCTACTTCGGACTGGTGGGGAAGGTCCGGGAGTATCTCTCCCCGGTCGTGATCGCGCCGACGATCGCGCTGATCGGGCTGGCGCTGTTCGACGCCCCGCAGGTGTCGACTGCGACTCAGGACTGGTGGCTGCTGGGGCTTACCCTCGTGTTGATCGTCGGGTTCTCACAGTACCTCGACGCGGCACACCGGGCGTTCCGGCTTTATCCGGTCGTCCTCGGGATCGTCGGGGCGTATCTCGTCGCGCTGGCGCTTTCGGTGACGGGACACTACGCGCCCGGCATGCCGGGATACGTCGAACACGGCATCGATGTCTGGATGGAAGGCGGCCTCGTGATGGCGATCTACCCGCTGCAGTGGGGGACCGCGATCGGGTTCGAAACCGCCTTCATCATCGGGATGCTCGCCGGGATCGCTGCCTCGATAATCGAAAGCCTGGGCGACTACTACGCGGTCGCCCGCCTGTCGGGCTCGGCCGCGCCCAGCGCAAAGCGGATCAACCACGGCATCGGCATGGAGGGACTCATGAACGTCTTCTCCGGACTGATGGGGACCGGTGGATCGACTTCCTACTCCGAGAACATTGGCGCGATCGGCCTCACGGGTGTCGCCTCGCGCTACGTCGTGCAGGTGGGTGCGGCGGTGATGCTCGTGGTCGGATTCCTCGGCCCGTTCGGCAACCTGATTCGGACGATCCCGGATCCGATCGTCGGAGGGCTGTACGTCGCGATGTTCGGGCAGATCGTCGCTGTCGGGCTGGCGAACCTGAAACACGTCGATCTCGAATCACAGCGCAACCTCTTCGTGGTCGGACTCGCCATGTTCACCGGGCTCGCAGTTCCCGCCTACATGGACAACGTCGGCGACGTCGAGGCGCTCCAGCAGGGAATGGCCGAAGTGACGCTTTTGGGCCCGGTTCTCGGGACGGAGGCTATCTCGACGACGATCTTCGTGATTGGCTCGACCGGTATGGCAGTCGGCGGGCTGGTTGCCCTCCTGCTCGACAATACCATCGAGGGAACCCGCGAGGAGCGCGGCCTCGAGGAGTGGGAGAAGACCGCGGAAACCGACTCACAGTTCGTTTCCGCGTACGATCGGTTCGTCCGCAGCAACGATTGA
- a CDS encoding aldo/keto reductase, with the protein MSRLDLPQIGLGTSGNDEFEECAETVRAALDVGYRHVDTAQMYDNEAAVGEGIRRSDVDREAVTIATKIHPDNLAYEDVLKTAEESLDRLGVDAVDLLYVHWPISAYDPSETLQAFDELVEEGVVDHVGVSNFSPSLVEEAQQHLEAPIVANQVECHPLLPQQTLRAHAHEHGYELVGYSPLGQGELLEEPLLSEIAAEYDATPAQIALSWAIARGVTPIPKGRGDHLRENLASVGLDLRAADVARIDELDQRTRFVDPDAAPWNEGS; encoded by the coding sequence ATGAGTCGGCTCGACTTGCCGCAGATCGGTCTCGGTACGTCCGGAAACGACGAGTTCGAGGAGTGTGCCGAGACGGTAAGAGCGGCCCTGGATGTGGGGTATCGTCACGTCGACACCGCCCAGATGTACGACAACGAGGCTGCCGTCGGCGAGGGAATCCGCCGGAGCGACGTCGACCGGGAGGCGGTCACGATCGCGACGAAGATCCACCCGGACAACCTCGCGTACGAGGACGTCTTGAAAACTGCCGAGGAGAGCCTCGACCGGCTCGGTGTCGACGCGGTCGATCTCCTGTACGTCCACTGGCCGATCTCCGCGTACGACCCGTCCGAGACACTCCAGGCCTTCGACGAACTCGTCGAGGAAGGGGTCGTCGATCACGTCGGCGTCTCGAACTTCTCTCCCTCGCTCGTCGAGGAGGCCCAACAGCACCTGGAGGCTCCGATCGTCGCCAACCAGGTCGAGTGCCATCCCCTGTTGCCACAGCAGACCCTCCGGGCACACGCCCACGAACACGGCTACGAACTCGTCGGCTACTCCCCACTGGGGCAAGGGGAACTGCTCGAGGAACCGCTGCTGTCGGAAATCGCTGCGGAGTACGACGCGACGCCGGCACAGATCGCGCTGTCGTGGGCGATCGCCAGGGGCGTGACCCCGATCCCGAAAGGTCGAGGCGATCATCTCCGTGAAAATCTCGCGTCGGTTGGGCTCGATTTGCGTGCTGCCGACGTCGCCCGGATCGACGAACTCGACCAGCGGACCCGGTTCGTCGATCCCGACGCCGCTCCGTGGAACGAGGGATCGTAA
- a CDS encoding carbohydrate kinase, translated as MWDDTFGSDSDPSSDPSVLVVGETLVDFIPETPGPLPDVETFHRRAGGAPANVAVGLSRLGVTPAFWTRVGDDPFGDFLRRTLEAAGIPDELVEIDPRAKTGLAFVSLDPDADRAFSFHRDRSADTRLQSGRIDDERLEGTDWLHAGGVTLADDPGREATFDILERAGGTDTTVSFDPNARPELWDEYDFADSVDRAFGLADVVKTSREDLEAAGYDCELDDEQLVRSVADDGPHTVFLTLGSAGAVAYATPDAPWFDDAHRPGDGERSADAVVRHDGYPVDAVDTTGAGDGFFAGAIAALSNDEPLPMALEFAGAVAAVTTTEPGAMTALPTRKEVAAFRKQFER; from the coding sequence ATGTGGGACGACACGTTCGGCAGCGACTCGGATCCGTCGTCAGATCCGTCCGTTCTGGTCGTCGGTGAGACGCTCGTCGATTTCATCCCCGAGACCCCTGGGCCGCTTCCCGACGTCGAAACGTTCCATCGCCGTGCGGGAGGTGCTCCCGCTAACGTCGCGGTCGGGCTTTCCCGACTCGGCGTCACCCCGGCGTTCTGGACCCGGGTCGGCGACGATCCGTTCGGTGACTTCCTCCGACGAACGCTCGAGGCGGCGGGGATCCCCGACGAACTCGTCGAGATCGATCCCCGCGCCAAAACCGGGCTCGCGTTCGTGAGCCTCGATCCGGACGCAGACCGAGCGTTCAGCTTCCACCGCGACCGCAGCGCCGACACCCGACTCCAGTCCGGACGAATCGACGACGAACGCCTCGAAGGGACAGACTGGCTTCACGCCGGCGGCGTCACGCTCGCCGACGATCCCGGTCGGGAAGCGACGTTCGATATCCTCGAACGCGCCGGTGGCACCGACACAACGGTTTCGTTCGATCCCAACGCCCGTCCGGAACTGTGGGACGAGTACGACTTCGCCGACAGCGTCGACCGGGCTTTCGGCCTCGCGGACGTCGTAAAGACGTCCCGGGAGGATCTCGAGGCGGCGGGATACGACTGCGAACTCGACGACGAACAACTGGTCCGAAGCGTCGCCGACGACGGCCCCCACACGGTGTTTCTCACCCTCGGCTCCGCGGGTGCGGTCGCGTATGCGACTCCCGATGCCCCGTGGTTCGACGACGCCCACAGGCCCGGTGACGGGGAGAGATCCGCTGACGCAGTCGTCCGACACGACGGTTACCCGGTCGATGCAGTCGACACGACCGGCGCCGGCGACGGGTTCTTCGCGGGCGCGATCGCGGCCCTCTCGAACGACGAACCGCTCCCGATGGCTCTGGAGTTCGCGGGCGCGGTCGCGGCGGTGACGACCACCGAACCCGGGGCGATGACGGCGCTGCCGACCCGCAAAGAGGTTGCGGCGTTTCGGAAACAGTTCGAGAGGTAG